The Anastrepha ludens isolate Willacy chromosome 2, idAnaLude1.1, whole genome shotgun sequence genome contains a region encoding:
- the LOC128855081 gene encoding alkaline phosphatase 4 produces MYNSIKLLCACAVLCQYAMAASVVPLTVIQTLNATDLGVDFVPLDASTTEKVGRDSGNADVPKKRVEDAAFWYEVATNQLKKTIKMAQKSQEKIRKAKNIIIFIGDGMGLTTITAGRIFKGQYLKHGFGEEEMLAFDEFPYTGLSKTYNVDKQVPDSAATATAMFCGSKTDYGAIGVDITRSKVNGTQGRLKSMMDWAQAEGKRTGIVTTTRITHATPSSTYARIYHRDWECDTEVPAVSVGKHVDIARQLVENSPGNKFNVILGGGLSPMGAYRDNEPKTVRFDGGTEEICKRGDGRNLVQDWLKLDTDGSRVFVQSEEELQKVKFEETDHLMGLFRNNHITYAIARQEGEPSLKQMTEAAIRVLERGSKSKGFVLMVEGGRIDQAHHQNYARAAMREVLEFDMAIQAALDLTNDDETLIIVTADHSHAVTLNGYPTRGADILGFANKSSDNIVYETISYANGPGFYDHLANQSAGVVGAEVWLPLEKFTAQQRMSPTYRHRATLPLEDETHGGEDVIVFANGPGANLVRGVFEQNYIAYVMSYAGCMGPAKMIDDSCKADFKESSSGSSQLTHHSLILLVAILLLNSFSS; encoded by the exons ATGTATAATAGCATTAAACTACTATGTGCGTGTGCTGTATTGTGTCAATATGCCATGGCGGCCTCGGTGGTGCCACTGACAGTCATTCAAACTTTGAATGCAACTGATCttggagtggattttgtgcCGTTGGATGCATCCACAACTGAAAAAGTCGGCAGAGATTCCGGGAATGCAGATGTTCCTAAAAAGCGAGTTGAAG ATGCCGCATTTTGGTATGAGGTCGCCACGAATCAGCTTAAAAAGACCATAAAAATGGCCCAGAAGTCACAGGAGAAGATACGCAAAGCGAAGAATATAATCATCTTTATCGGTGATGGTATGGGTTTGACAACCATAACTGCTGGACGTATTTTCAAGGGTCAATATCTGAAACATGGTTTTGGCGAAGAAGAAATGTTGGCATTTGACGAATTTCCTTATACTGGCTTGTCAAAG aCATACAATGTGGATAAGCAAGTGCCTGATTCTGCTGCCACGGCGACTGCCATGTTTTGTGGTAGCAAAACGGATTATGGCGCAATTGGCGTGGATATCACCCGTTCTAAGGTGAATGGTACCCAAGGGCGATTGAAGTCTATGATGGACTGGGCACAAGCAGAGGGAAAGCGTACTGGTATCGTAACCACAACTCGTATAACGCATGCCACACCGTCTTCCACTTATGCACGCATCTATCATCGTGACTGGGAGTGCGACACCGAGGTGCCGGCCGTATCAGTTGGAAAACATGTGGATATCGCCCGCCAATTGGTGGAGAATTCGCCTGGTAATAAGTTCAATGTAATCTTGGGTGGCGGATTGTCGCCGATGGGTGCTTATCGCGACAATGAGCCCAAGACAGTGCGATTCGACGGTGGCACTGAGGAGATTTGTAAGCGAGGAGATGGCCGCAATTTGGTGCAGGATTGGCTAAAACTTGATACGGACGGTTCGCGTGTATTTGTGCAATCAGAAGAAGAGTTACAGAAAGTCAAATTTGAGGAGACGGATCACTTAATGGGTCTTTTCCGCAACAATCACATCACTTATGCGATTGCGCGTCAAGAGGGCGAGCCTTCCCTAAAGCAAATGACCGAGGCGGCTATTCGCGTGCTCGAGCGTGGTAGCAAATCGAAG ggTTTTGTACTGATGGTGGAAGGCGGCCGCATCGATCAGGCACATCATCAGAACTACGCTCGAGCAGCTATGCGAGAGGTACTCGAATTTGATATGGCTATTCAAGCTGCATTAGATCTGACGAACGATGATGAGACTCTAATTATTGTAACTGCCGATCATTCGCACGCAGTTACGCTCAATGGTTACCCGACACGTGGTGCTGATATTCTCGGCTTTGCCAACAAGAGCAGTGATAACATAGTGTACGAGACTATTTCGTACGCTAATGGACCGGGATTTTATGATCACTTAGCAAATCAAAGCGCAGGAGTTGTTGGTGCTGAAGTTTGGCTACCTCTTGAGAAATTCACAGCTCAGCAACGTATGTCACCTACATATCGCCACAGAGCCACCTTACCGTTGGAGGATGAAACTCATGGAGGTGAAGATGTTATAGTGTTTGCAAACGGACCGGGTGCCAATTTGGTTCGTGGCGTTTTCGAGCAAAACTATATCGCATATGTTATGAGTTACGCTGGTTGCATGGGCCCAGCTAAGATGATTGACGATAGTTGTAAAGCGGACTTCAAAGAGAGCTCAAGTGGGTCAAGTCAATTGACTCACCACAGTTTAATATTACTAGTGGCAATATTATTGTTAAATTCATTCTCCTCTTAA